The window GGTTACCGGCTCTCCGGCGGTGAACGCCAACGGCTCACCATCGCGCGGCTCCTCATTAAGCAGCCCCGCGTTGTGATCCTCGATGAAGCCACGGCTGCGTTGGACTCCACTAACGAGGCCGCCGTCCAGGCGGCCTTGGGCGAGGCGCTTGCGGGGCGTACCGCCGTCGTGATTGCGCACCGCTTGTCCACTATCCGGGCCGCAGACGCAATTCTGGTGGTTGAGGACGGCAGGATCGTGGAGCGTGGCACGCACACCGAGCTGCTTGCTGCGGATGGACGCTACGCGGAGCTCTACCAGACCCAGTTTGCTGAGGCTACCGCTGTGGCGCAGGAAGCGGTCCCGGAGCTGTAACGCTGCTACCTACTTGGGCGTGGTCAGCTGCGGAATGACGTGGTCCGTCAGCAACGGTGCCAAGTCTGTGGGAAGCGGCGCGTTCACGTCCAGCCAGCGGATTTCCGCTATCTCCGCGGAGGGATGCGCCTCCCACGTTCCGGGGGCAGTGAAGACGGTGGCTTCGATGGTGGTGGCGGCCTCGTTGGCGGCTGCCGCCAACCACACGCCGAAGGGTTGGAGATCCTCCGGCGCTACGGTGATTCCCACTTCTTCCTGCAGTTCCCGGGAAGCAGCCTCGGCAGCGGTTTCGCCGGCTTCGGGCTTTCCGCCCGGGTGCATGAACTTGTCCGTCCCGCGTTTGCGGACGGTCAGCAGCTGTCCTTGCTGGTTGTAAACGCAGACGGCGCTGACAATGATCAGATCCGTGCCGGTTTCATTCACAGTTGCCTCCCGGCGTCGGTCCGAACCAGGTGCGATTCCAGCAGCAGATCCTTGGCGGGCCCGTGGACATCCCACGTGAAGCTGAACGAGTCAGCTCCCTCACGGACGTACTCCACACGGTAATCGTCGGGGTCGCACCAGTGCTTGTCCTGGTTGCCCTCGTCGGAGAAGCTCATCACATGGAATGGCCGGCCGTCGGGGAAAAAGACGTCCATCGAATCCGGCCCGGCGCCCGGTTTAAGGAGGTACTCGCGGAATGCCGGCCCTGAGTGAGTAGGCCAGTGCATGGTTCCGTCTTCGCGATAGTCCAGGCCGCCGTCGGCGTTCCGGGTATAGCGCACGACGCCGGTAAAGGTTCCGTTGGTGCCGGACGTCCGGTCCAGGAGGGTCCGCTCCACGCGCCAGCTCCCGGCCAGGTAGGCCTGCAAATCCGGGGTGGGCTGCTGGTGGTTCAAGTGCCCTCGATTGGAATCGAACCAACGACACCGGCTTTAGGAGAGCCGTGCTCTATCCACTGAGCTACGAGGGCCTGTGTGTCCATGGCTCTAAATCCCACTGCTGGAGCTCGAGGGCCCGGACACGACTACAAGCATACAAGCTGCCGGGGCGCTGCCCGAACACCGCTAGGCTGGCGTTCATGAAAGGGCACGTGACTGCACCGGCAACAGCTGGATCCTTCCTTCCGGATACCCGTAGCATCAGGGCGAACATCGGAGGCTGGGCGCAATTGAGCGTGGTCCAATACTTCGTGGCCGAGGCTGCAGTGATTGCGGCTTGGTCAGGCCCGGAGCCCTACAGCAGGGCCACCGGATTCATCAGCGACCTCGGGGCGGTCTCCTGCGGCATCTACGAGGACAGGGCAGTTTGTTCGCCGCTGCATCTGCTGATGAATGCCTCGTTCGTGGTGCAGGGCCTGGCCTTGGTCCTCGGTGCGCTGTTCCTGACGGCCGGGCTGTTGAGCGTTGCTGCGCGGCCCGGTGTGCAAGCCCGGCGTTTTCGGGCTGCTGCAGGCGGTTCCCCGCAGACGCGCGTGTTGACCGTGCCGTGGATCCTGGCCGTCACCATCCGGATCCTCACCGGTGTTGCCGGGGTGGGAACGGTGATTGTGGGTCTGGTGCCCGAGGACCTGGGCTCTCCCTGGCATTTTGCGGGCGCCTTGATGTTCTTCATCGCCGGCGGCTTTGCGCTCCTGCTGCTGGGAGTCCTGTGGTGGCGGCAGACGCCGGTGAGCTGGTTCCTCGCTGCCTGCGGGCTGATCTGCATTGCGGCACTCGTCATCGGCGCCATCACGGGGATGGAGGTGCCGCAGCCGGGATTGCTGGAACGGTTCATGGGCTACCCGGTGACTATCGGCCTGGCAGCCGCGGGCCTGGTGATTGCCCAGCGCGTCCAGACGGACCGGAGAGCCCACAGGAAACCTACTGCACTGACGGCCGGCTGAGTTCCGCCGCATCCTTTGCCGCCGGATGCGCCCGCAAGCTCTGGTGCATTTGGCGGGTATGGGTGCGGTGCCAGCGAAGGTGTGGTGCGCCGGGCGGGTAGTGCTGCGGAACAGTGATCAGGAGGGCTTGGGTTTCTTCTTGCCCAGGAACACGGCCAGCACGCCGCACAGGAGACTGATCAGGAACAGTACCCAGGACGCAACCGTGACTGCTGAGGCCAAAGCCACCGAACCGGCGTCGGGCGTTTCTGCAGCCAGCACCGAATCAATGGCCACGTTGGACCACAGGTGAGCCACCGCGAACAGCAGGGGAGCAGCCCACAGTGCCCATCGCCATGACTTTCGCGCCACATTGGTGCCGATCAGCAGGAGCCAGCTGAAACCGAAGATCAGCGGAAACAGGGTGCCGGCAGTCTTGTGGACATAGTTCAGCTGGCCGCGGGCCGACTCGTCCATGGCTTCCCGAAGCTGGGCGATGTAATCCTGAGAGAAGCCGCCGATCAACGAATCAGGCATAGCCAGGCCGCCCGAGAGCTGCGTCATCTGGTTGAGCGTGAGCAGGTGCAGGTACCAGAACAGGAACAGGCTCGCCACCACGCCCGCGATCACAATGAGCTTGGAGTTGCTCTGCGCCTTCTGCGGGGTGCGCTGAGTGGTGGTGTTGATCACGGGAGGCAGCGAGTGATCGGGAACCACTGCCTTTGCTCCGTGCTTCTTGATGCGCTGGGCGGGTGTCTTGGCCATGTCATTCATTATCCCGCCACCCCGCACCTCTCCCCGCCATGCGCGCCACTTATTCGCCGATACCGCACCATTTCGCGCCATGCGCACCAGAGGTTACGGGCGCATTCGGGGGGAAAGGATGCGCTGGAGCCTTCGTCGCCGTCGCGGACCCCTCCCGCCACATAAGCTGGATCCATGACCACTGGCAGGCACACAGCAACTGAACTCGACCCATCACTGGATGACTACCAACTGGCCAGCGCCCTGGTCCGTGAGGCGGGCCAGCTGGCGCTGCTCATGCGGATGGGCGGACTACAGGGTGAACGCAAAACCTCAGTGTCCGACGTCGTCACTGCAGCCGATCACGCAGCGGAGGCTTACGTCATGGACCAGCTGCGGCGCTGCCGTCCCGACGACGGCATCCTCGGTGAGGAAGGTGCCTCCGTTGCCGGGACCAGCGGCCGGACCTGGGTGATCGACCCCGTTGATGGCACCTACAACTTCCTGCATGGCTCCACGTACTGGTGCTCGGCCATTGCCCTTAAACGCGACGATTCAGACCACGGCGGCAAGCCGGTTGCAGATCCGGAGGTGCTCCTCGGGGCCATCTATCAGCCGGAACTGGACAAGCTCTGGCTGGGCGGCCAGGATCACCCGTCCACCCTGAACGGCGAATCGATCTCAGGTTTCGGCGACCTCCCCGTAAGCCAAATCTCCGCGGCCACCTACATCCATCCCACCTGGCTGGCGGATCCCCGTGCCGCCATGCCCTGGCACGCGGCTGCAGTTTCGGCGGCATCATTGCGCATGTTCGGCTCAGGCTCCTGCGACCTCGGCCGCGTCGCTGACGGCGAGCTCGGCTGCTGGTTCCAGCACAGCTGCCCGGAATGGGACTGGCTTCCCGGCAAAGCGATCGTCCGCGCGGCCGGCGGGGACACCGCCGTCGTGCAGGTCAACGGACTGAACTGGTTCGTGGCGGGAGGCCCGACGGCGGTACGCGAGTTAAGCGCCGCCCTCACCTCTGTTCCCCAATTTGCCTAGGTAAGTTCGATCGCGGAGGCCGCTTCGAATCGCGACAGCATGAGCCACCTAGTGCGCCGCCGGTGCCACCCGGAGACCTGATCAAGGTCCGGTGCCTTTGAGTGTCAGAGGCACCGCCTAGACTGGTAGGCACCATGGATATGTTGTTTGACCCCTACGCAGACGGACCCTTCAAAGCAGGCACCAAAGCCGCAGTCAAGGCTGCCCCGGAGCTTTCCCCTTCCGGCGGAGGTGCCTCCGGGCCCCGCCTTCAGGAAGGGACCGGCGGGTCCGACAACGCTCCCCGGCAGCCTTCCCAGGGAGGGTGGGACAACCAGGGAGCCCACGGCTTGCCCACTGCTGACGCCCTGCTGCAAGGCCTGAATCCACAGCAGGAAGAGGCCGTGAAGCACGCGGGAAGCCCCCTGCTGATCGTTGCAGGCGCGGGCTCCGGCAAGACCCGCGTATTGAGTAACAGGATCGCCTACCTCATTGCCACCAAGCGTGCGCATCACGGTGAGATCCTGGCCATCACCTTCACCAACAAGGCAGCCGCCGAAATGCGGGAACGCATCGAAGCCTTGGAGGGACCTCGGGCCAAGGGCATGTGGATCTCCACGTTCCACTCATCCTGCGTGCGAATCCTGCGCCGGGAAGCGGCCAACGTGGGCCTGAATTCAAACTTCTCCATCTACGACTCCGCCGATTCCCTGCGCCTGATCACCCTGGTGGCCAAGAATCTGGATCTCGATCCCAAGAAGTTCGCGCCTAAGGCCATCCAGCACAAGATTTCCGCGCTCAAAAACG is drawn from Arthrobacter sp. 31Y and contains these coding sequences:
- a CDS encoding NUDIX hydrolase, with protein sequence MNETGTDLIIVSAVCVYNQQGQLLTVRKRGTDKFMHPGGKPEAGETAAEAASRELQEEVGITVAPEDLQPFGVWLAAAANEAATTIEATVFTAPGTWEAHPSAEIAEIRWLDVNAPLPTDLAPLLTDHVIPQLTTPK
- a CDS encoding DUF6314 family protein; protein product: MNHQQPTPDLQAYLAGSWRVERTLLDRTSGTNGTFTGVVRYTRNADGGLDYREDGTMHWPTHSGPAFREYLLKPGAGPDSMDVFFPDGRPFHVMSFSDEGNQDKHWCDPDDYRVEYVREGADSFSFTWDVHGPAKDLLLESHLVRTDAGRQL
- a CDS encoding DUF998 domain-containing protein, whose protein sequence is MKGHVTAPATAGSFLPDTRSIRANIGGWAQLSVVQYFVAEAAVIAAWSGPEPYSRATGFISDLGAVSCGIYEDRAVCSPLHLLMNASFVVQGLALVLGALFLTAGLLSVAARPGVQARRFRAAAGGSPQTRVLTVPWILAVTIRILTGVAGVGTVIVGLVPEDLGSPWHFAGALMFFIAGGFALLLLGVLWWRQTPVSWFLAACGLICIAALVIGAITGMEVPQPGLLERFMGYPVTIGLAAAGLVIAQRVQTDRRAHRKPTALTAG
- a CDS encoding inositol monophosphatase family protein, with the translated sequence MTTGRHTATELDPSLDDYQLASALVREAGQLALLMRMGGLQGERKTSVSDVVTAADHAAEAYVMDQLRRCRPDDGILGEEGASVAGTSGRTWVIDPVDGTYNFLHGSTYWCSAIALKRDDSDHGGKPVADPEVLLGAIYQPELDKLWLGGQDHPSTLNGESISGFGDLPVSQISAATYIHPTWLADPRAAMPWHAAAVSAASLRMFGSGSCDLGRVADGELGCWFQHSCPEWDWLPGKAIVRAAGGDTAVVQVNGLNWFVAGGPTAVRELSAALTSVPQFA